In Perca fluviatilis chromosome 14, GENO_Pfluv_1.0, whole genome shotgun sequence, a genomic segment contains:
- the LOC120572865 gene encoding uncharacterized protein LOC120572865 isoform X1 encodes MFPGLMKASTCLIRTVGESPPSWVSVTEKPKTTSPPTTSVSSGSTTSSLPQAPLLLPRLLSSLPQLLLPPLVLWSAVSVGVLVLLVLLVLLVLLDLLVLLVLRCIRMKPRAQVEAGDNDVTYSDVTISRNLQQPIRRSRESDPAAIYSGVRREDVCNGQIVIKDKKSNRKKESPADPEDLYSSVRKTGTPSHQTNQWSPASQSLVPRDPHTYICTCIAVWSSNQLALEVPRSRYKLWGSLFAVAASRLWNLVTT; translated from the exons atgtttccaggtctgatgaaggCCTCTACGTGTCTCATCAGAACTGTTGGAGAGTctccacccagctgggtctctgtcacag agAAACCCAAGACTACAAGTCCTCCTACAACCTCTGTCAGCTCTGGCTCCACCACTTCTTCCCTTCCCCAagctcccctcctcctcccccggctcctctcctccctcccccagctcctcctccctccccttgTGTTGTGGTCTGCTGTTTCAGTCGGTGTCCTggttctcctggttctcctggttctcctggttctcctggatctcctggttctcctggtTCTAAGATGCATCCGTATGAAACCTAGAG CTCAAGTAGAAGCTGGAGATAATGACGTCACATACAGTGATGTCACAATATCACGTAACCTgcaacagccaatcagacgGAGCAGAG AGAGTGATCCTGCTGCAATCTACTCTGGAGTGAGAAGAGAAGACGTCTGTAACGGACAAATAGtgatcaaagacaagaaatcaAACAGGAAGAAAG AGTCTCCAGCAGATCCAGAGGACCTCTACTCCTCAGTGAGGAAGACCGGAACACCATCACACCAGACCAACCAGTGGAGTCCAGCCAGCCAATCACTGGTCCCCAGAGACCCTCACACCTACATCTGTACCTGTATAGCAGTCTGGTCATCCAACCAACTGGCtttagaagtcccaaggtcGAGGTACAAACTGTGGGGGTCACTCTTTGCAGTTGCTGCCTCGAGACTTTGGAACTTAGTTACCACCTGA
- the LOC120572865 gene encoding uncharacterized protein LOC120572865 isoform X2, giving the protein MFPGLMKASTCLIRTVGESPPSWVSVTEKPKTTSPPTTSVSSGSTTSSLPQAPLLLPRLLSSLPQLLLPPLVLWSAVSVGVLVLLVLLVLLVLLDLLVLLVLRCIRMKPRAQVEAGDNDVTYSDVTISRNLQQPIRRSRESDPAAIYSGVRREDVCNGQIVIKDKKSNRKKESDPAAIYSRVRTTDVSYG; this is encoded by the exons atgtttccaggtctgatgaaggCCTCTACGTGTCTCATCAGAACTGTTGGAGAGTctccacccagctgggtctctgtcacag agAAACCCAAGACTACAAGTCCTCCTACAACCTCTGTCAGCTCTGGCTCCACCACTTCTTCCCTTCCCCAagctcccctcctcctcccccggctcctctcctccctcccccagctcctcctccctccccttgTGTTGTGGTCTGCTGTTTCAGTCGGTGTCCTggttctcctggttctcctggttctcctggttctcctggatctcctggttctcctggtTCTAAGATGCATCCGTATGAAACCTAGAG CTCAAGTAGAAGCTGGAGATAATGACGTCACATACAGTGATGTCACAATATCACGTAACCTgcaacagccaatcagacgGAGCAGAG AGAGTGATCCTGCTGCAATCTACTCTGGAGTGAGAAGAGAAGACGTCTGTAACGGACAAATAGtgatcaaagacaagaaatcaAACAGGAAGAAAG AGAGTGATCCTGCTGCAATCTACTCCAGAGTGAGAACAACAGATGTCAGTTACGGATAA